ggcgaacgatctcagcttcagcgcggattagtgaggaactaactgatctctgctttgttacagtttgtacatatttgtttcgtcgcgaacgttgatctgccttcaaaacacgctaaaagagtcgcgcgataacgtgcgtcatcactacgacacggcgttagttctggcttttgttcacacagcgctcgttccgggactgaacccggcaatgttactatggagagtcagaaagctctcagaattcatcaaaaatatcttaatttgtgttctgaagatgaatgaaagtctaacaggtttgaaaagacatgagagtgaataattaataacagaatttccatttttgggtgaactattcctttaatttaagATTATTGATGAGCTGATTTTGTGTTTTAGGGTGTGCGTCCACGGACGTCTGCAGGGCTACAGGACGCTGCAGCAGATCTGCTGTGCGCTCTGAGTCAGGAAGAAAGGGATCTTCTTGAAGCTGTTACACAACATGGATACACACTCCACACTGCCATACTAGCACTGCAGAGGACAGGGCCCAAGAATCCTGATCAGGTAACACTCACtacatgcaacacacacacacacacacacacacacacacacacacacacacacacacacacacacacacatatatatatatatatatatatatatttatatatatacacattctgTTTCTCATTCTTTCTCAATCTCCAGATTTTGAGTTACCTGATGTCATGTGACCGTCTCTGTCAGCTGGGTTTTGAGAAGACTCAGGTGGAAGAAGCTTTGGAGATGTTCCAGAACTGTGAGACCAAGGTGAGACCCTTCAAATCTACTTTAAGCACTCCAAACACTTAACTAATTGGCATCCAGCGCGCAACAACCAGCAACCAGTGGCCTTCAATGAACAAACATACCTTAAATCAACATTTAGCATGCCAAACACTCAACTGATCAGCATGCAGTCACCTCTCAAatcagcaacaaatcagcatccagtgcaaaaaacatttctcaaatgaGTGACCAACTGGCATTCAGTGGACACACTTCCTCAAATTATCAGCgccaatagccttgtgggcagcactGATATCACCATTGTGCTTCGGCCGTCCCAACTTCGAGTCCCAGCTCATGGAACTTTCCCCATCGTTTCTTCCTGTTTAcaatactgtcctatcctaataaaagGCAAACATGCCAAAAATAGATCCTCAAATCAGCATTTAGCATGCCAAACATTTAACCAATCGCCATCCAGCGCACAAAACACCTCTCGATTCTCCAAACACTCAACTAGTTGGGATCAAGTGCACAAAATATCCCTCAAATCAGCATTTACCACTAAACATCCCTCACAAAACACATCTCCCTGCTCAAAACACACATCCAATTAGCATTTAGCACTAAGAACACACATCCAATCAATATTAAGTGCATCAAATATGACTATTCTgatgtattgtaaatgtatttgtgtttctCTCAGGCTTCAGAGTTCCTGTTTCTGCTGGCTCAGTTCTGTGAGATGGGTTTCCAGCAGAGCACCATCAAAGAAGTTCTACTGGTGCATGAGAACCATAAAGAGAGAGCCCTGGAGGAGCTTATGACCCGCAGTGGCTGAGAACTCACAAGAATCCACTGCTATGAATCCTCAGCTATATGATCATATCAATCAGTCTTCATCtctattaatgcattaattaatctttatcTTCAGCTCCATAAATTCATGTATAAATACTAACAAATCCTTCAGAATGAATTTATCCTTTGTAGCTTTAATACTTCAGGCATGTCTCTCAATCACCTATCGATGACAGAACTGTAGATCAGTTTATCATGACGAAGAATTATCAtctagtttacaaaaaaaaaaaatgtttagcgtATTTTGAAAAGAGCTAGGGACAGTTTGAATGACTTTAATTAAACAATGTTGTGACATTTATTATGCATCCGTTATTTAGTTTCAGGACTATTTCCTAATGTTTGGAATGTAATAAGAGGTGCAGATTTGCATAACCTTTGTCAAACAGTATCAGCActttttaaactctttaaaaCTTTAGGTACACTCTATCAGTATTCAAGTTTTACTGGCATGTAGCATCAACAGTCATGTAAcagaacacaaataataataaacctctGATCTCTGATTGgttgctattgttttttttctttttctgtttctgtcagtCTGTTTCCCAGATACTGctggcttattattattatctctatgtatgtaggtatgtatgtatttacaaacacattttttatatattaaaattattttcttaaaccAAAAAGAAACTCATGACATAGACCTAACGTTACTATAGTGAAAAGTgacaaacatttctaaaaaaaaaaaaaaaaaatatgtagattAAAAGAGACTTGacaaatttaaaggaaaaaataaaatcaatcaatcaaaaatttGATTGCTGGCGTTCTGCTGATTAATGGTTCCGAACGTCATGactcattgcattcataagcacAGCCAGTTAAACTGGTCAGTCAGCTGATTTGAATTGTCAGCCAATCAGTGCGCTTGAATGGTATCTATGATGTCCGTCAGCCTATCAGCGAGCAGGATGTAGATGCCTAGCTTGGTCCCGACCAATCAGAGACCAGAGGCGTGTCGGTGCAGCGTTTGAATTTTTAGACAGACTTTTTTCAGTCCAGTCGTCGGATAGATCGCGAAATAAAGCTTACGCTAAAGTTCAGAAGTGTTAATATAGCACTTAAATCTCATCGGAGATCTGCGACGGAAGGACAGGATGAGGAAGAggtaagagaaagagagagtttgaAGAGTATAGTCTGTGTTAATGTGTAGATTTGCATATGTATTGCTAGCTTCATGTATTGTAAGGTGAAAATAGTGTTCAGGTTGGTCAATGGTCGAAGTTttcgtaattttttttaaattattttcttaatttagcATTAGCACGTGTTAAGTAAGTACtgatatttaaaacagctattttcaacAAACCACTTTCCAGTTTCAtcaattataatcaataattctGCTATTAATGGAacataatgattttattattcaaCAATGCAGAAACAAATCAGTAATACTGCTCATTTATTGATTCTTTTGCTGATATATTTGTAATGGATACTTTATTAAGTATAATTGTCAATAATGCTGTTGATTTGGTTATTAATTCataagaaatgtataaaaaaaaaacactagctcattttactgtttaatttGCAACTCAGTGTGACAACAGAGCCAGAGCATgtattcattaaatatgaatgtgtgtCATTTCAGTGAGATCCATGCTGCAGAGTCTGTAGCATGTTTGGGCAAGGCCCTCGGTGAGCTGAAGGACATCTGGGAGGAGATCGGGATCCCAGAAGACCAGAGGCTGCAGCGGACAGACGCCGTCCACATGCACATCAAAGTCAGTTCAGGTCACCTGCGGTTCTCATTGACTGGAGAACGGTGACACAGATTCACTGTGAAATCTTTGTGATTGCAGAATCTGCTGGATATGATGATCGCAGAGGAGGAAGGGTTGAAGAAGCGCTTGCTGAGCAGTATCGAAGCATGCAGAAAAGAGGTGACCAGCCTGTGTAGTGAGCTTCAGGTGCAGGAGTGTCAGGTGAGTCACTCTGatacaagacttttgagaacagcGTGATACAACCTGTGCCCTCTTACTTGTGGATGTTTTGTCAAGCCGGCCAATCGGATTGGAGATGTTGTGTGTTTGGCAGGAGGAGGATGGTCTTACGATGCTGCAGCTGGAGAAGGATCTACGAACGCAGGTCAAGATGATGCTGAAAGAGAAAAGTGCTCGTCAGAGTGAGCTGAAATCTCTGATTCAGCAGGATCAAGATCTGTGTGACCTCTTGTGCGATGACCTGTTCCCCATCCATCCTGAACGCGTGCCGTCACAACAGCAGCTGCAGAACTACAGACAACACATCAACGCCCGCAACCAGGAGAGGGTAAAACACACGAACACACTTTCAGAGCTGTCCGCTGTTTTTGTTAGTATGTGAAATAGTATTGACATGTTAAGTTGACTAATATCGAAATACATGCAGTTTTACATTTTCCAATAGTTCAATAATCAAATTATGTTAAAACCACAATTTGTatatacattaccagtcaaaagatttcaataattattttttgtgtgtgtgtgtttttgaaagaagtctcatatgctgcacttatttgatcaaaattccagaaatattgtgcaatattattataatttaaaatagctgttttctgttgtaattgtcattactccagtcttcagtgtcacatgatccttcagatatcatgctgatttgccgctcaagaaatatttattattgttctcaatgttcaaaacagtcatgctgcttaatatttttgtaactgaaggatcatgtgacactgaagactggagtaatgatgctgaaaattcagctttgcatcacaggaataaattactttttaaattataataatatttgacaatattgctGTCTTTACTGTAGATTTGattaaatacatgcagcctttCTGAGTGTGAGACCATCCTAAATCTTGCAGATTTTTGACAGCTGGTATATCCTGCATTCTTAAGTGAATAGTAAGGTAGTTTGCTTCTCTGAATATGAAGGTTTATATCCAGTTTGGTTACAGGacgtgtgcttgtgtgtgtttacaggagcGCCGTCATGCTGAGTTTATGGGAATGAAGCGTCAGATCACGGTGTTGATGGAGGATCTGGAACAGCATCCTGACACCTCCTTTGAGAAAGACGCTGTGTGTGAAGATGAAGACGCTTTCTGCCTTTCCCTGGAAAACCTCAGTGCACTCAAAGTGTTACTgcaccaggtacacacacacttcacacagtTCTTTTTAGCtgttcctttttattttggggtgtaACCAAAAAGCTGTCAGCTAAAATGAGAAACAAAGCGGGCGATCCTTTGCCACCTTGAGCCATTAAATTGAAATGATGAACCCTTTTCAACGTgtgatttatttacatacatatttattaggcaaggatacattaaattatttaaaagtaacaataaagCCATtcgtaatgttacaaaaaaaaaatgctgttttatttgtcTATTCAATCCTGAAATAATGTATCAAGATTTCCAAAATTAAGCAGCGcaattgttttaaaagaaataagaagaagaagaaatgttgctttagcaGCAACTCcgtatattagactgatttctgaaggatcatgtgacactgaggagtggagtaatgatgctgaaaagtcatGGTATCATTATACCAACAATCATTTCTGAAGTCAGTAATTTGTTTTTAGTAGGTGAAATGTCATTagttaatggtgtgtgtgtgtgtgttgtatttcagCTGGAGAGCCGTAAAGCTGAAAGTGAAGCGCTGTGTGTGTCCATCCGTGGTCGTATTGAGCAGCTGTGGGAGATGTTGCAGGTTCCTGAGGAAGAAAGAGAAAGTCTCATGCAAAACACCCTCACTAGCTTAAAGAGCAGACTGAACGCAGTAAGTGCTCACTTGTCACCAAAGTAGGTCACATTGTTTCATCTTTCACTTCTGCTGGAATTATAAACCATCCCTCACGCCGTCTTTCTCACTGTGTCACAGCTGCAGGCAGAGCTGCAGCGACTGGAggaactgaaaaagaaaaacatccagCGTGTTATTCACGCAATCCGCTCAGAGATTGTCAAGTTTTGGGAGAAATGTTACTTCAGCCCGGAGCAGAGACAAGCCTTCACTTCCTATCACAGTGGTATGCCAACAGCTCGTTTCTTGGCAAAATCCCAATTTGCATACTTTagagtacaaaaatgaactgcCGTGCTAGCTGTGGGAAATTACAGAAGATTTTACTTTCAAATCTCGTTTTTGAGGGTATTATTAAAAGAatcgttcaccccaaaatgaatatttgctaaaaaagtactcaccctcaggtcagccaagatgtagatgagtttgtttcttcatcggaacatatttagagaaattaagcatcacttgttcatcaatggatcctctgtagtgaatgggtgccgtcagaataaaagatgataaaaacatcatagtccccaaaaaatagtttttgatggAGTCTTGaaggatttgtttatttgtttggactttcattctgacggcacccattcactgcagaggatccattggtgagcaagtgatgtaattctgaTTTAATCTCAATCTGGCATGTTGATTAAAGATTTTATGGTAATTGTGATTGagcaatagtttttaaaaatccaCAGAGATTGgttgattttgttattttgtgcgGTTAGATGATCTGGATGAGGAGGTGTTGCGTGGACATGAGCTGGAGTTGGAGCGACTGAAGCAGGATTATGCCGAGCACAGTGAGCTGTATGACGCTGTGTCCACCTGGAGCAGCAACTGGGCTCTCTATCAGGAACTGGAGGTGATAAATCAGAGGAGATCAGCTGAAAGGTTTCAGAAGAAACATTAAAGAGTTTGCGAAATTGAGACTAATTACTGTTGGTCTTCTTTCTCCAGAAAAAAGCCACGGATCCATCTCGCTTTAACAACAGAGGAGGAAACCTGCTGAAGGAGGAGAAACAGAGAGTCGACCTGCAGAAGAGTTTGCCGAAGGTTTGAGCCGCTCTTTAGGCAAACTCTGGCGTTTGATTGCCTGGAATGGCTTGTGTgctaatttgtttgtattttgtgtgatTGGCCAGCTGGAGAAGAGTCTGAAGGCTCAGATTGACCAATGGGAAGCAGCGCACTGTAAAGAGTTTCGTGTGAACGGACAGCCGTTCCTGCAATTTGTGGAAGACCAGTGGAATCAACACCgcatggagaaagagagagaaaaagaggaacgGGTATGAGGACATTCTTCTTGAAATGACTACTACTGactaattcattttattttgaatattagtTTCTGATATGAGGTTTGTATCTTTGcagcaaatgaagaaaatgaagcagACGGAGGAAGATCTACTATACGGCACCATCAT
The DNA window shown above is from Cyprinus carpio isolate SPL01 chromosome B25, ASM1834038v1, whole genome shotgun sequence and carries:
- the LOC109094259 gene encoding protein regulator of cytokinesis 1-like isoform X1 translates to MRKSEIHAAESVACLGKALGELKDIWEEIGIPEDQRLQRTDAVHMHIKNLLDMMIAEEEGLKKRLLSSIEACRKEVTSLCSELQVQECQEEDGLTMLQLEKDLRTQVKMMLKEKSARQSELKSLIQQDQDLCDLLCDDLFPIHPERVPSQQQLQNYRQHINARNQERERRHAEFMGMKRQITVLMEDLEQHPDTSFEKDAVCEDEDAFCLSLENLSALKVLLHQLESRKAESEALCVSIRGRIEQLWEMLQVPEEERESLMQNTLTSLKSRLNALQAELQRLEELKKKNIQRVIHAIRSEIVKFWEKCYFSPEQRQAFTSYHSDDLDEEVLRGHELELERLKQDYAEHSELYDAVSTWSSNWALYQELEKKATDPSRFNNRGGNLLKEEKQRVDLQKSLPKLEKSLKAQIDQWEAAHCKEFRVNGQPFLQFVEDQWNQHRMEKEREKEERQMKKMKQTEEDLLYGTIIRTPTKRRLAGTPTPGKTRKLISTSSMCSSTPNTTLRSICPSPSLRPPLSSSKVGARTPARGRTPRGLERNKENISHLSGALRTIAASPQRNYSITSVASSYSEFAKDSESTAASSGSSQVENPTSRLEF
- the LOC109094259 gene encoding protein regulator of cytokinesis 1-like isoform X2, which produces MRKSEIHAAESVACLGKALGELKDIWEEIGIPEDQRLQRTDAVHMHIKNLLDMMIAEEEGLKKRLLSSIEACRKEVTSLCSELQVQECQEEDGLTMLQLEKDLRTQVKMMLKEKSARQSELKSLIQQDQDLCDLLCDDLFPIHPERVPSQQQLQNYRQHINARNQERERRHAEFMGMKRQITVLMEDLEQHPDTSFEKDAVCEDEDAFCLSLENLSALKVLLHQLESRKAESEALCVSIRGRIEQLWEMLQVPEEERESLMQNTLTSLKSRLNALQAELQRLEELKKKNIQRVIHAIRSEIVKFWEKCYFSPEQRQAFTSYHSDDLDEEVLRGHELELERLKQDYAEHSELYDAVSTWSSNWALYQELEKKATDPSRFNNRGGNLLKEEKQRVDLQKSLPKLEKSLKAQIDQWEAAHCKEFRVNGQPFLQFVEDQWNQHRMEKEREKEERQMKKMKQTEEDLLYGTIIRTPTKRRLAGTPTPGKTRKLISTSSMCSSTPNTTLRSICPSPSLRPPLSSSKVGARTPARGRTPRGLERNKENISHLSGALRTIAASPQRNYSITSVASSYSEFADSESTAASSGSSQVENPTSRLEF
- the LOC109094259 gene encoding protein regulator of cytokinesis 1-like isoform X3; protein product: MRKSEIHAAESVACLGKALGELKDIWEEIGIPEDQRLQRTDAVHMHIKNLLDMMIAEEEGLKKRLLSSIEACRKEVTSLCSELQVQECQEEDGLTMLQLEKDLRTQVKMMLKEKSARQSELKSLIQQDQDLCDLLCDDLFPIHPERVPSQQQLQNYRQHINARNQERERRHAEFMGMKRQITVLMEDLEQHPDTSFEKDAVCEDEDAFCLSLENLSALKVLLHQLESRKAESEALCVSIRGRIEQLWEMLQVPEEERESLMQNTLTSLKSRLNALQAELQRLEELKKKNIQRVIHAIRSEIVKFWEKCYFSPEQRQAFTSYHSDDLDEEVLRGHELELERLKQDYAEHSELYDAVSTWSSNWALYQELEKKATDPSRFNNRGGNLLKEEKQRVDLQKSLPKLEKSLKAQIDQWEAAHCKEFRVNGQPFLQFVEDQWNQHRMEKEREKEERQMKKMKQTEEDLLYGTIIRTPTKRRLAGTPTPGKTRKLISTSSMCSSTPNTTLRSICPSPSLRPPLSSSKVGARTPARGRTPRGLERNKENISHLSGALRTIAASPQRNYSITSVASSYSEFARELSSGKSNVKAGVLNSTITH